Proteins co-encoded in one Deltaproteobacteria bacterium genomic window:
- a CDS encoding collagen-like protein, translating into MDNVMPVSDGLHLQAASGDIELRDLTVEGHERVGILLCGGMEQVLPSDIAMTGVSVSVPSSDAAGLFTQNGITVSESWDINDDALGEAPFNMAPVNLKAGFIGQNGFVGQNGFTGQNGFTGQNGFVGQNGFIGQNGFVGQNGFTGQNGFTGQNGK; encoded by the coding sequence ATGGACAACGTGATGCCTGTTTCCGACGGCCTGCACCTCCAAGCTGCTAGCGGTGACATCGAGCTTCGAGACCTCACTGTAGAAGGACATGAGCGAGTGGGCATTCTACTATGCGGCGGCATGGAGCAGGTGCTCCCAAGCGACATCGCCATGACTGGTGTTAGCGTGAGCGTCCCCAGTAGCGATGCAGCCGGACTATTCACTCAAAATGGAATCACGGTTTCTGAGAGTTGGGACATCAACGATGACGCTCTCGGCGAAGCCCCGTTCAACATGGCACCCGTGAACCTGAAAGCTGGGTTTATCGGCCAAAATGGCTTTGTCGGTCAAAACGGATTCACTGGACAAAATGGATTTACTGGCCAAAATGGATTTGTCGGTCAGAATGGATTCATCGGTCAAAACGGGTTTGTCGGTCAGAATGGATTCACCGGTCAAAACGGATTCACTGGACAAAACGGCAAGTAA